A genomic region of bacterium contains the following coding sequences:
- a CDS encoding BatA domain-containing protein, which produces MTWLNPTILGFAAAAGVPLLLYLLSRRRLPKIYFSTLRFLKAIEKKQHRRLKITQWLLILLRILAILCIVTAFARPLTVGVLPGGSPANAEVAIVLDRSASMMATAPSGSPFDQAVRSIKQLLTTLAPQDRVSLFFADEIDSHIALSSIDAIQSALDGESPKPVSDDLTNGLVRAERALSESPAPFRSLLLFTDGIGNDDTTLAVAKPGISYLRWSPPDLSQSNRAIVSLQQLEPLLDQTNGVLVAATIKSFAKSSSEATVRVSVGSFGTTLDAIGEQTVELAPGAERSVEWIVKPQGNGPWLVRAELLQDDELSFDNRSELLIPATEPSRITVSGDPAAVEILTRTYRVLSIPVAPSSNQTGLTIHAGRFPPTQSPEQWKSRLQTGERLWLIPAQNADAAMWNRWISAISSLQLKTFDYAQRGKYSLRKNELAAYLRGWVKAPEASVSGRWQVAAENSVLHFDDGNPVWCDLVIGNGKLRLDAIPVADVGWETEPVRIPLLARGYATMQSIEPQPVLEAGVGREIPTKLVGLQRAISPNGKVTIPEQNRVDLLETGIWSADGTQHFVVKIPSQESNREVRRRFGGISDSTFRMLPGEAKVFASAWQQTRSGREWRSVLLITAILLLLVEGYLGRGRRESN; this is translated from the coding sequence ATGACCTGGCTTAATCCAACCATTCTTGGTTTTGCCGCTGCTGCTGGAGTTCCATTACTCCTGTACTTATTGTCGCGTCGTCGGTTACCGAAGATATATTTTTCTACGCTCCGCTTTCTTAAGGCGATTGAAAAAAAACAACATCGCCGCTTGAAAATCACCCAATGGCTTTTAATTTTGCTGCGGATTTTAGCAATCCTCTGCATTGTCACGGCATTTGCCCGCCCGTTAACCGTCGGCGTGTTACCGGGTGGTTCACCGGCGAATGCGGAAGTTGCCATTGTATTGGATCGTTCCGCATCGATGATGGCGACAGCACCCAGTGGTTCCCCCTTCGATCAAGCGGTACGTTCGATTAAACAACTGCTCACGACTTTAGCGCCGCAAGATCGGGTTTCCCTCTTCTTTGCCGATGAGATCGATTCACACATCGCCTTGAGTTCAATTGATGCAATCCAATCTGCCCTCGATGGGGAGTCCCCCAAACCGGTTTCCGATGACCTAACGAATGGATTGGTGCGCGCTGAGCGAGCGTTGTCGGAATCGCCTGCTCCTTTTCGGTCACTACTCCTTTTTACCGACGGCATTGGTAACGACGATACGACGCTCGCGGTGGCGAAACCGGGTATCAGCTATTTGCGTTGGTCGCCACCGGATCTTTCCCAATCAAACCGGGCGATTGTCTCGTTACAGCAATTAGAACCGTTACTGGATCAAACCAATGGAGTTTTGGTTGCGGCAACAATCAAATCGTTTGCGAAGTCAAGCTCCGAAGCGACTGTTCGGGTTTCGGTCGGTAGTTTCGGCACGACCTTGGACGCGATAGGTGAACAGACCGTAGAGCTTGCACCCGGCGCTGAACGCAGTGTCGAATGGATTGTAAAGCCGCAAGGTAACGGGCCATGGTTAGTGCGTGCTGAATTATTGCAAGACGACGAATTAAGTTTTGATAATCGAAGTGAACTGCTTATCCCGGCAACGGAACCTTCCCGAATTACGGTATCGGGCGATCCTGCCGCGGTAGAAATATTAACGCGAACCTACCGGGTATTATCGATTCCGGTAGCTCCATCGAGCAATCAAACAGGTTTAACAATCCATGCCGGGAGATTTCCGCCTACTCAATCCCCGGAACAATGGAAATCGCGCCTCCAAACCGGTGAACGACTTTGGTTAATTCCCGCACAAAACGCCGATGCCGCGATGTGGAATCGTTGGATATCGGCAATTTCATCTCTGCAATTAAAGACGTTCGATTACGCGCAACGCGGCAAGTATTCACTTCGTAAAAACGAATTGGCTGCATATTTGCGGGGTTGGGTGAAAGCACCAGAAGCTTCGGTAAGCGGACGTTGGCAAGTCGCCGCCGAGAATTCGGTATTGCATTTTGACGATGGCAATCCCGTTTGGTGTGACCTCGTTATTGGAAATGGTAAACTGAGGTTAGATGCAATTCCAGTGGCGGATGTCGGTTGGGAAACTGAGCCGGTGCGGATACCGTTATTGGCGCGGGGTTATGCGACCATGCAGAGCATCGAACCGCAACCAGTATTGGAAGCGGGGGTCGGTCGAGAAATTCCCACGAAGTTGGTAGGTCTGCAACGGGCAATTTCTCCCAATGGGAAAGTGACGATTCCCGAGCAAAACCGAGTTGATCTATTAGAAACGGGTATCTGGTCAGCAGACGGTACCCAACATTTTGTCGTAAAAATCCCCTCGCAGGAAAGTAATCGGGAAGTCCGCAGACGCTTTGGCGGCATTTCTGATTCGACTTTCCGGATGTTACCGGGGGAAGCTAAAGTATTTGCGTCGGCATGGCAGCAAACACGAAGTGGCCGCGAATGGCGGAGCGTATTGTTGATAACGGCAATCCTGCTGTTATTGGTGGAAGGGTATCTCGGAAGAGGTAGACGGGAAAGCAATTGA
- a CDS encoding D-sedoheptulose 7-phosphate isomerase yields the protein MDFRSVIKDGLLRSADVKRQAAESEELVTSLLDVAEVIVASVRNGGKILFCGNGGSAADSQHLATELVVRLTGDFERPAIASIALTTDTSILTGGANDYGYDHVFKRQIEALGREGDVLIAISTSGKSPSVLAAMAVARVKNMKTVAWCGADPRGMEPLADYIVSVPSNITANIQECHITLGHLLIHLVERMLYPKSE from the coding sequence ATGGATTTTCGTTCAGTTATCAAAGATGGTTTGCTGCGATCAGCCGACGTAAAACGACAAGCGGCCGAATCGGAGGAACTGGTAACGTCCTTACTCGATGTCGCCGAAGTGATTGTTGCATCGGTTCGCAATGGTGGAAAGATTCTCTTTTGTGGGAATGGCGGTTCCGCTGCCGATTCGCAACACCTTGCAACGGAACTCGTAGTTCGCTTAACGGGCGACTTTGAGCGTCCCGCTATTGCTTCGATTGCATTAACAACCGACACTTCGATCTTAACGGGCGGCGCCAACGATTACGGGTACGACCATGTATTTAAGCGGCAGATCGAAGCGTTAGGCCGCGAAGGCGATGTTCTCATCGCTATATCCACCTCGGGAAAATCTCCTTCGGTATTGGCGGCAATGGCGGTAGCCCGGGTGAAGAATATGAAGACCGTTGCATGGTGCGGCGCCGATCCGCGCGGGATGGAACCACTCGCGGACTATATCGTTTCGGTGCCGTCGAATATCACGGCAAACATTCAGGAATGTCATATTACGCTGGGACATCTCCTGATTCACTTGGTCGAACGAATGTTGTATCCAAAATCCGAATAA